A portion of the Channa argus isolate prfri chromosome 19, Channa argus male v1.0, whole genome shotgun sequence genome contains these proteins:
- the slc4a2b gene encoding anion exchange protein 2b isoform X1, with protein MSNPNAPNQVTDVVASVVHNVSPEAPDASSLHSTPHPEEEDDGDLNKALGVERFQQILSPTTVVPDDQHHYYHEEDIEYHRHSSHHIHRPLAKLPSEGRRKKSSKKRKKDKEQKFSHVPSSGTIEEGEDEEEEEEEGGETTPGPFDSERVKDVEFFFSDEDHAAKHGRESPHSPRELHIVPQSVAEADTEDATCTDKPAPPDTPSPTSQSEHSPLARVSSASRSYDLQERRRTGNMTGAEQAKYQRIPTDESEALMLASADLDGIKSHRFEDVPGVRRHLVRKSTKGQIVHIGKDHKEPTTRSRKQDRTPHEVFVELNELTMDKNQEMQWKETARWIKFEEDVEEETERWGKPHVASLSFRSLLELRKTISHGAVLLDLDQKTLPGIAHQVVEQMIISDQIKADDRANVLRALLLKHSHPSDEKEHSSPFPRNISAASLGSLISHNHSANHTHQPEPSVTDPLMGTIPPAGEMETHIDVEKSELQQKETNLTAGMHRSKSKHELKLLEKIPENAEATVVLVGSVDFLKQPTMAFVRLQEAVELESVLEVPVPVRFLFVLLGPPTSSMDYHQIGRSISTLMSDKQFHEAAYLADDRHDLLNAINSFLDCSIVLPPSEMGGDELLRSVARFQREMLRKREEQEVKLLEPKCIEEKEALLTPLKKSDDPLERTGRPFGGLIRDAQRRYPKYLSDFRDALNSQCMAAVIFIYFAALSPAITFGGLLGEKTNGLIGVSELIVSTSVQGMIFCLLGAQPLLVVGFSGPLLVFEEAFYSFCNANEIEYLTGRVWIGFWLIVIVTVMVAFEGSFLVRFVSRFTQEIFSFLISLIFICETFIKLGKIFSEHPLKRCSLKNGTVGDASTLNVTQNFTQNIPQNFTHSFTLSNSTQPTKDQGEPNTALLSLVLMAGTFFIAFYLRKFKNSAFFPGRFRRIIGDFGVPIAILIMVLVDYNIDDTYTQKLSVPGGLNVTSPTKRGWIISPLGENGGFPIWMMFGCCLPALLVFILIFMETQITSLIVSKKERMLVKGSGFHLDLLLIVVLGGTSALFGLPWMAAATVRSVTHVNALTVMSKAVAPGDKPRVQEVKEQRVTGFLVALMVGLSIVIGELLRKIPLAVLFGIFLYMGVMSLNGIQLTERMMLLLMPPKYHPDHSYVCKVRTLRMHLFTCIQLVCLGVLWAVMSTQASLAFPFVLILTVPVKMFLLRRIFTVREIACLDADDAEPTFDERECHDEYSEMHMPV; from the exons CCAGAGGCTCCCGATGCCTCATCGCTTCACAGTACTCCACACCCAGAAGAGGAGGACGATGGAGACCTGAACAAAGCTTTGGGTGTTGAGCGATTCCAGCAGATCCTCAGCCCCACAACTGTTGTACCTGATGACCAGCACCACTATTACCATGAGGAGGACATCGAAT ATCACCGCCATTCATCTCACCACATCCACCGACCTCTGGCCAAACTGCCCTCTGAGGGACGCAGGAAGAAGAGCagcaagaaaaggaagaaggacAAAGAGCAGAAATTCAGCCATGTTCCCAGCAGTGGCACCATAGAAGAgggagaggatgaagaggaagaggaagaggaggggggggagaCAACTCCTGGTCCATTTGACTCGGAGAGAGTCAAAGATGTGGAG TTCTTTTTTTCAGATGAAGACCACGCAGCCAAACATGGCAGAGAGAGCCCACACTCACCCAGAGAGCTGCATATTGTCCCACAGTCTGTAGCTGAAGCAGATACTGAAGATGCAACTTGCACAGA TAAACCGGCGCCTCCTGACACTCCCAGCCCCACTTCTCAGTCTGAACACTCACCCCTAGCACGGGTGTCATCTGCCAGCCGCAGCTACGACCTGCAAGAGCGTCGGCGCACAGGCAACATGACGGGTGCTGAGCAGGCTAAGTATCAGCGCATCCCTACTGACGAGAGCGAGGCTCTGATGTTGGCTTCTGCTGACCTGGATGGCATCAAAA GCCATCGTTTTGAAGATGTCCCCGGCGTGCGCAGACACCTGGTCAGAAAGAGCACCAAGGGCCAAATTGTGCATATCGGCAAAGACCATAAAGAGCCGACCACTCGCAGCCGTAAGCAGGACCGGACCCCACATGAG GTGTTTGTGGAGTTGAATGAGCTGACCATGGACAAGAACCAGGAGATGCAGTGGAAGGAAACTGCTCGTTGGATCAAGTTTGAGGAGGATGTGGAGGAGGAGACCGAGCGCTGGGGAAAGCCACATGTGGCTTCACTGTCCTTCCGCAGTTTGCTGGAACTCCGAAAGACCATCTCACATG GTGCTGTGCTACTGGACCTGGACCAGAAGACTTTGCCTGGCATCGCCCACCAGGTGGTCGAGCAAATGATCATCTCCGATCAGATCAAAGCTGATGACCGAGCCAATGTCCTCAGGGCTCTGCTGCTTAAACACAG TCACCCAAGCGATGAGAAGGAGCACAGTAGCCCTTTCCCTAGGAACATCTCAGCAGCCAGCCTAGGCAGTCTGATATCACACAATCACAGTGCCAATCACACCCATCAGCCAGAGCCATCAGTTACCGACCCCCTCATGGGCACCATCCCTCCTGCAGGGGAAATGGAAACGCATATCGACGTGGAAAAGAGCGAATTGCAG CAGAAAGAGACAAACTTGACGGCTGGGATGCATCGGTCAAAATCCAAACATGAGCTTAAACTGCTGGAGAAGATTCCAGAAAATGCAGAGGCCACAGTTGTTCTTGTCG GCAGCGTGGACTTCCTGAAGCAGCCCACCATGGCATTTGTGCGGTTGCAGGAGGCGGTGGAGCTGGAGTCAGTCCTGGAGGTTCCTGTGCCTGTCAGGTTCCTGTTTGTTCTGCTGGGACCCCCAACCAGCAGCATGGACTACCACCAAATAGGACGCTCCATCTCCACACTCATGTCTGACAAG CAATTCCACGAGGCAGCGTACCTGGCAGATGACAGACACGACTTGCTGAATGCCATCAACAGTTTCCTGGACTGCAGCATCGTGCTGCCGCCTTCAGAGATGGGCGGTGATGAGCTGCTGCGCTCTGTCGCTCGCTTTCAAAGAGAGATGCTGCGCAAGAGGGAGGAACAAGAGGTCAAACTGTTGGAACCTAAATGCATTGAAGAAAAAG AGGCCCTGCTCACCCCATTGAAAAAGTCAGACGACCCTCTGGAGCGGACCGGGCGTCCCTTCGGTGGGCTAATACGAGACGCGCAACGCCGTTACCCAAAGTACCTCAGCGACTTCAGGGATGCCCTGAACAGCCAGTGCATGGCTGCCGTTATCTTCATCTACTTTGCTGCCCTCTCTCCAGCCATAACATTTGGAGGCCTGCTGG GTGAGAAAACAAACGGTCTGATCGGCGTGTCTGAGCTCATCGTGTCCACATCGGTGCAGGGCATGATCTTCTGCTTGCTCGGAGCTCAGCCGCTGCTGGTTGTGGGCTTCTCCGGCCCCCTACTGGTCTTTGAAGAAGCCTTTTACTCT TTCTGCAATGCAAATGAAATTGAGTATCTGACAGGCCGTGTGTGGATCGGGTTTTGGCTCATCGTTATAGTGACCGTTATGGTGGCCTTTGAGGGAAGCTTCCTGGTCCGCTTCGTCTCACGCTTTACCCAGGAGATCTTCTCCTTCCTCATCTCtctcatcttcatctgtgaGACCTTCATCAAACTTGGCAAG ATTTTCAGTGAGCACCCGCTGAAACGCTGTTCCCTCAAAAACGGCACGGTGGGAGATGCCTCAactctaaatgtcacacagaATTTCACACAAAATATCCCCCAAAATTTCACACATAGCTTCACACTAAGCAACAGCACCCAGCCTACGAAGGACCAAGGCGAGCCCAATACTGCACTGCTGTCTCTGGTTCTCATGGCTGGAACGTTCTTCATCGCTTTCTACCTGCGCAAGTTCAAGAACAGTGCATTCTTCCCTGGAAGG TTCCGTAGGATTATAGGAGATTTCGGGGTACCTATCGCCATCCTCATCATGGTCCTGGTGGATTACAACATAGACGACACCTACACACAA AAACTGAGCGTTCCCGGAGGTTTAAATGTGACAAGTCCTACAAAACGTGGGTGGATCATCAGTCCTCTGGGTGAGAACGGTGGATTCCCCATCTGGATGATGTTTGGCTGCTGTCTGCCTGCTCTGCTGGttttcatcctcatcttcatgGAGACACAGATCACCTC CCTGATTGTGAGTAAGAAAGAGCGGATGCTGGTGAAGGGTTCTGGTTTCCATCTGGACCTGCTGCTGATTGTTGTGTTGGGCGGCACTTCGGCTCTCTTTGGCCTGCCGTGGATGGCTGCCGCGACCGTTCGCTCAGTCACCCACGTCAACGCCCTCACTGTCATGAGCAAGGCCGTCGCCCCTGGAGACAAGCCTCGAGTCCAGGAGGTTAAAGAACAGAGGGTCACGGGGTTCTTGGTGGCCCTCATGGTTG GCTTATCCATCGTGATAGGTGAGCTGCTGCGTAAGATCCCTCTCGCTGTGCTTTTCGGTATCTTCCTCTACATGGGTGTGATGTCCCTTAACGGTATCCAGCTGACAGAGCGGATGATGCTTCTGCTCATGCCACCAAAGTATCACCCTGACCACAGCTATGTGTGCAAG GTCCGTACGCTGCGCATGCATCTTTTCACCTGCATCCAGCTGGTGTGTTTGGGTGTTCTCTGGGCTGTCATGTCGACACAGGCGTCTCTGGCTTTCCCCTTCGTCCTCATCCTCACTGTTCCAGTCAAGATGTTCCTGCTGCGCCGGATTTTCACCGTCAGAGAGATTGCATGT TTGGATGCAGATGACGCAGAGCCGACATTTGACGAGCGCGAGTGTCATGACGAGTACTCTGAGATGCACATGCCCGTGTAA
- the slc4a2b gene encoding anion exchange protein 2b isoform X6, protein MTGAEQAKYQRIPTDESEALMLASADLDGIKSHRFEDVPGVRRHLVRKSTKGQIVHIGKDHKEPTTRSRKQDRTPHEVFVELNELTMDKNQEMQWKETARWIKFEEDVEEETERWGKPHVASLSFRSLLELRKTISHGAVLLDLDQKTLPGIAHQVVEQMIISDQIKADDRANVLRALLLKHSHPSDEKEHSSPFPRNISAASLGSLISHNHSANHTHQPEPSVTDPLMGTIPPAGEMETHIDVEKSELQQKETNLTAGMHRSKSKHELKLLEKIPENAEATVVLVGSVDFLKQPTMAFVRLQEAVELESVLEVPVPVRFLFVLLGPPTSSMDYHQIGRSISTLMSDKQFHEAAYLADDRHDLLNAINSFLDCSIVLPPSEMGGDELLRSVARFQREMLRKREEQEVKLLEPKCIEEKEALLTPLKKSDDPLERTGRPFGGLIRDAQRRYPKYLSDFRDALNSQCMAAVIFIYFAALSPAITFGGLLGEKTNGLIGVSELIVSTSVQGMIFCLLGAQPLLVVGFSGPLLVFEEAFYSFCNANEIEYLTGRVWIGFWLIVIVTVMVAFEGSFLVRFVSRFTQEIFSFLISLIFICETFIKLGKIFSEHPLKRCSLKNGTVGDASTLNVTQNFTQNIPQNFTHSFTLSNSTQPTKDQGEPNTALLSLVLMAGTFFIAFYLRKFKNSAFFPGRFRRIIGDFGVPIAILIMVLVDYNIDDTYTQKLSVPGGLNVTSPTKRGWIISPLGENGGFPIWMMFGCCLPALLVFILIFMETQITSLIVSKKERMLVKGSGFHLDLLLIVVLGGTSALFGLPWMAAATVRSVTHVNALTVMSKAVAPGDKPRVQEVKEQRVTGFLVALMVGLSIVIGELLRKIPLAVLFGIFLYMGVMSLNGIQLTERMMLLLMPPKYHPDHSYVCKVRTLRMHLFTCIQLVCLGVLWAVMSTQASLAFPFVLILTVPVKMFLLRRIFTVREIACLDADDAEPTFDERECHDEYSEMHMPV, encoded by the exons ATGACGGGTGCTGAGCAGGCTAAGTATCAGCGCATCCCTACTGACGAGAGCGAGGCTCTGATGTTGGCTTCTGCTGACCTGGATGGCATCAAAA GCCATCGTTTTGAAGATGTCCCCGGCGTGCGCAGACACCTGGTCAGAAAGAGCACCAAGGGCCAAATTGTGCATATCGGCAAAGACCATAAAGAGCCGACCACTCGCAGCCGTAAGCAGGACCGGACCCCACATGAG GTGTTTGTGGAGTTGAATGAGCTGACCATGGACAAGAACCAGGAGATGCAGTGGAAGGAAACTGCTCGTTGGATCAAGTTTGAGGAGGATGTGGAGGAGGAGACCGAGCGCTGGGGAAAGCCACATGTGGCTTCACTGTCCTTCCGCAGTTTGCTGGAACTCCGAAAGACCATCTCACATG GTGCTGTGCTACTGGACCTGGACCAGAAGACTTTGCCTGGCATCGCCCACCAGGTGGTCGAGCAAATGATCATCTCCGATCAGATCAAAGCTGATGACCGAGCCAATGTCCTCAGGGCTCTGCTGCTTAAACACAG TCACCCAAGCGATGAGAAGGAGCACAGTAGCCCTTTCCCTAGGAACATCTCAGCAGCCAGCCTAGGCAGTCTGATATCACACAATCACAGTGCCAATCACACCCATCAGCCAGAGCCATCAGTTACCGACCCCCTCATGGGCACCATCCCTCCTGCAGGGGAAATGGAAACGCATATCGACGTGGAAAAGAGCGAATTGCAG CAGAAAGAGACAAACTTGACGGCTGGGATGCATCGGTCAAAATCCAAACATGAGCTTAAACTGCTGGAGAAGATTCCAGAAAATGCAGAGGCCACAGTTGTTCTTGTCG GCAGCGTGGACTTCCTGAAGCAGCCCACCATGGCATTTGTGCGGTTGCAGGAGGCGGTGGAGCTGGAGTCAGTCCTGGAGGTTCCTGTGCCTGTCAGGTTCCTGTTTGTTCTGCTGGGACCCCCAACCAGCAGCATGGACTACCACCAAATAGGACGCTCCATCTCCACACTCATGTCTGACAAG CAATTCCACGAGGCAGCGTACCTGGCAGATGACAGACACGACTTGCTGAATGCCATCAACAGTTTCCTGGACTGCAGCATCGTGCTGCCGCCTTCAGAGATGGGCGGTGATGAGCTGCTGCGCTCTGTCGCTCGCTTTCAAAGAGAGATGCTGCGCAAGAGGGAGGAACAAGAGGTCAAACTGTTGGAACCTAAATGCATTGAAGAAAAAG AGGCCCTGCTCACCCCATTGAAAAAGTCAGACGACCCTCTGGAGCGGACCGGGCGTCCCTTCGGTGGGCTAATACGAGACGCGCAACGCCGTTACCCAAAGTACCTCAGCGACTTCAGGGATGCCCTGAACAGCCAGTGCATGGCTGCCGTTATCTTCATCTACTTTGCTGCCCTCTCTCCAGCCATAACATTTGGAGGCCTGCTGG GTGAGAAAACAAACGGTCTGATCGGCGTGTCTGAGCTCATCGTGTCCACATCGGTGCAGGGCATGATCTTCTGCTTGCTCGGAGCTCAGCCGCTGCTGGTTGTGGGCTTCTCCGGCCCCCTACTGGTCTTTGAAGAAGCCTTTTACTCT TTCTGCAATGCAAATGAAATTGAGTATCTGACAGGCCGTGTGTGGATCGGGTTTTGGCTCATCGTTATAGTGACCGTTATGGTGGCCTTTGAGGGAAGCTTCCTGGTCCGCTTCGTCTCACGCTTTACCCAGGAGATCTTCTCCTTCCTCATCTCtctcatcttcatctgtgaGACCTTCATCAAACTTGGCAAG ATTTTCAGTGAGCACCCGCTGAAACGCTGTTCCCTCAAAAACGGCACGGTGGGAGATGCCTCAactctaaatgtcacacagaATTTCACACAAAATATCCCCCAAAATTTCACACATAGCTTCACACTAAGCAACAGCACCCAGCCTACGAAGGACCAAGGCGAGCCCAATACTGCACTGCTGTCTCTGGTTCTCATGGCTGGAACGTTCTTCATCGCTTTCTACCTGCGCAAGTTCAAGAACAGTGCATTCTTCCCTGGAAGG TTCCGTAGGATTATAGGAGATTTCGGGGTACCTATCGCCATCCTCATCATGGTCCTGGTGGATTACAACATAGACGACACCTACACACAA AAACTGAGCGTTCCCGGAGGTTTAAATGTGACAAGTCCTACAAAACGTGGGTGGATCATCAGTCCTCTGGGTGAGAACGGTGGATTCCCCATCTGGATGATGTTTGGCTGCTGTCTGCCTGCTCTGCTGGttttcatcctcatcttcatgGAGACACAGATCACCTC CCTGATTGTGAGTAAGAAAGAGCGGATGCTGGTGAAGGGTTCTGGTTTCCATCTGGACCTGCTGCTGATTGTTGTGTTGGGCGGCACTTCGGCTCTCTTTGGCCTGCCGTGGATGGCTGCCGCGACCGTTCGCTCAGTCACCCACGTCAACGCCCTCACTGTCATGAGCAAGGCCGTCGCCCCTGGAGACAAGCCTCGAGTCCAGGAGGTTAAAGAACAGAGGGTCACGGGGTTCTTGGTGGCCCTCATGGTTG GCTTATCCATCGTGATAGGTGAGCTGCTGCGTAAGATCCCTCTCGCTGTGCTTTTCGGTATCTTCCTCTACATGGGTGTGATGTCCCTTAACGGTATCCAGCTGACAGAGCGGATGATGCTTCTGCTCATGCCACCAAAGTATCACCCTGACCACAGCTATGTGTGCAAG GTCCGTACGCTGCGCATGCATCTTTTCACCTGCATCCAGCTGGTGTGTTTGGGTGTTCTCTGGGCTGTCATGTCGACACAGGCGTCTCTGGCTTTCCCCTTCGTCCTCATCCTCACTGTTCCAGTCAAGATGTTCCTGCTGCGCCGGATTTTCACCGTCAGAGAGATTGCATGT TTGGATGCAGATGACGCAGAGCCGACATTTGACGAGCGCGAGTGTCATGACGAGTACTCTGAGATGCACATGCCCGTGTAA
- the slc4a2b gene encoding anion exchange protein 2b isoform X2 produces the protein MSNPNAPNQVTDVVASVVHNVSPEAPDASSLHSTPHPEEEDDGDLNKALGVERFQQILSPTTVVPDDQHHYYHEEDIEYHRHSSHHIHRPLAKLPSEGRRKKSSKKRKKDKEQKFSHVPSSGTIEEGEDEEEEEEEGGETTPGPFDSERVKDVEFFFSDEDHAAKHGRESPHSPRELHIVPQSVAEADTEDATCTDKPAPPDTPSPTSQSEHSPLARVSSASRSYDLQERRRTGNMTGAEQAKYQRIPTDESEALMLASADLDGIKSHRFEDVPGVRRHLVRKSTKGQIVHIGKDHKEPTTRSRKQDRTPHEVFVELNELTMDKNQEMQWKETARWIKFEEDVEEETERWGKPHVASLSFRSLLELRKTISHGAVLLDLDQKTLPGIAHQVVEQMIISDQIKADDRANVLRALLLKHSHPSDEKEHSSPFPRNISAASLGSLISHNHSANHTHQPEPSVTDPLMGTIPPAGEMETHIDVEKSELQKETNLTAGMHRSKSKHELKLLEKIPENAEATVVLVGSVDFLKQPTMAFVRLQEAVELESVLEVPVPVRFLFVLLGPPTSSMDYHQIGRSISTLMSDKQFHEAAYLADDRHDLLNAINSFLDCSIVLPPSEMGGDELLRSVARFQREMLRKREEQEVKLLEPKCIEEKEALLTPLKKSDDPLERTGRPFGGLIRDAQRRYPKYLSDFRDALNSQCMAAVIFIYFAALSPAITFGGLLGEKTNGLIGVSELIVSTSVQGMIFCLLGAQPLLVVGFSGPLLVFEEAFYSFCNANEIEYLTGRVWIGFWLIVIVTVMVAFEGSFLVRFVSRFTQEIFSFLISLIFICETFIKLGKIFSEHPLKRCSLKNGTVGDASTLNVTQNFTQNIPQNFTHSFTLSNSTQPTKDQGEPNTALLSLVLMAGTFFIAFYLRKFKNSAFFPGRFRRIIGDFGVPIAILIMVLVDYNIDDTYTQKLSVPGGLNVTSPTKRGWIISPLGENGGFPIWMMFGCCLPALLVFILIFMETQITSLIVSKKERMLVKGSGFHLDLLLIVVLGGTSALFGLPWMAAATVRSVTHVNALTVMSKAVAPGDKPRVQEVKEQRVTGFLVALMVGLSIVIGELLRKIPLAVLFGIFLYMGVMSLNGIQLTERMMLLLMPPKYHPDHSYVCKVRTLRMHLFTCIQLVCLGVLWAVMSTQASLAFPFVLILTVPVKMFLLRRIFTVREIACLDADDAEPTFDERECHDEYSEMHMPV, from the exons CCAGAGGCTCCCGATGCCTCATCGCTTCACAGTACTCCACACCCAGAAGAGGAGGACGATGGAGACCTGAACAAAGCTTTGGGTGTTGAGCGATTCCAGCAGATCCTCAGCCCCACAACTGTTGTACCTGATGACCAGCACCACTATTACCATGAGGAGGACATCGAAT ATCACCGCCATTCATCTCACCACATCCACCGACCTCTGGCCAAACTGCCCTCTGAGGGACGCAGGAAGAAGAGCagcaagaaaaggaagaaggacAAAGAGCAGAAATTCAGCCATGTTCCCAGCAGTGGCACCATAGAAGAgggagaggatgaagaggaagaggaagaggaggggggggagaCAACTCCTGGTCCATTTGACTCGGAGAGAGTCAAAGATGTGGAG TTCTTTTTTTCAGATGAAGACCACGCAGCCAAACATGGCAGAGAGAGCCCACACTCACCCAGAGAGCTGCATATTGTCCCACAGTCTGTAGCTGAAGCAGATACTGAAGATGCAACTTGCACAGA TAAACCGGCGCCTCCTGACACTCCCAGCCCCACTTCTCAGTCTGAACACTCACCCCTAGCACGGGTGTCATCTGCCAGCCGCAGCTACGACCTGCAAGAGCGTCGGCGCACAGGCAACATGACGGGTGCTGAGCAGGCTAAGTATCAGCGCATCCCTACTGACGAGAGCGAGGCTCTGATGTTGGCTTCTGCTGACCTGGATGGCATCAAAA GCCATCGTTTTGAAGATGTCCCCGGCGTGCGCAGACACCTGGTCAGAAAGAGCACCAAGGGCCAAATTGTGCATATCGGCAAAGACCATAAAGAGCCGACCACTCGCAGCCGTAAGCAGGACCGGACCCCACATGAG GTGTTTGTGGAGTTGAATGAGCTGACCATGGACAAGAACCAGGAGATGCAGTGGAAGGAAACTGCTCGTTGGATCAAGTTTGAGGAGGATGTGGAGGAGGAGACCGAGCGCTGGGGAAAGCCACATGTGGCTTCACTGTCCTTCCGCAGTTTGCTGGAACTCCGAAAGACCATCTCACATG GTGCTGTGCTACTGGACCTGGACCAGAAGACTTTGCCTGGCATCGCCCACCAGGTGGTCGAGCAAATGATCATCTCCGATCAGATCAAAGCTGATGACCGAGCCAATGTCCTCAGGGCTCTGCTGCTTAAACACAG TCACCCAAGCGATGAGAAGGAGCACAGTAGCCCTTTCCCTAGGAACATCTCAGCAGCCAGCCTAGGCAGTCTGATATCACACAATCACAGTGCCAATCACACCCATCAGCCAGAGCCATCAGTTACCGACCCCCTCATGGGCACCATCCCTCCTGCAGGGGAAATGGAAACGCATATCGACGTGGAAAAGAGCGAATTGCAG AAAGAGACAAACTTGACGGCTGGGATGCATCGGTCAAAATCCAAACATGAGCTTAAACTGCTGGAGAAGATTCCAGAAAATGCAGAGGCCACAGTTGTTCTTGTCG GCAGCGTGGACTTCCTGAAGCAGCCCACCATGGCATTTGTGCGGTTGCAGGAGGCGGTGGAGCTGGAGTCAGTCCTGGAGGTTCCTGTGCCTGTCAGGTTCCTGTTTGTTCTGCTGGGACCCCCAACCAGCAGCATGGACTACCACCAAATAGGACGCTCCATCTCCACACTCATGTCTGACAAG CAATTCCACGAGGCAGCGTACCTGGCAGATGACAGACACGACTTGCTGAATGCCATCAACAGTTTCCTGGACTGCAGCATCGTGCTGCCGCCTTCAGAGATGGGCGGTGATGAGCTGCTGCGCTCTGTCGCTCGCTTTCAAAGAGAGATGCTGCGCAAGAGGGAGGAACAAGAGGTCAAACTGTTGGAACCTAAATGCATTGAAGAAAAAG AGGCCCTGCTCACCCCATTGAAAAAGTCAGACGACCCTCTGGAGCGGACCGGGCGTCCCTTCGGTGGGCTAATACGAGACGCGCAACGCCGTTACCCAAAGTACCTCAGCGACTTCAGGGATGCCCTGAACAGCCAGTGCATGGCTGCCGTTATCTTCATCTACTTTGCTGCCCTCTCTCCAGCCATAACATTTGGAGGCCTGCTGG GTGAGAAAACAAACGGTCTGATCGGCGTGTCTGAGCTCATCGTGTCCACATCGGTGCAGGGCATGATCTTCTGCTTGCTCGGAGCTCAGCCGCTGCTGGTTGTGGGCTTCTCCGGCCCCCTACTGGTCTTTGAAGAAGCCTTTTACTCT TTCTGCAATGCAAATGAAATTGAGTATCTGACAGGCCGTGTGTGGATCGGGTTTTGGCTCATCGTTATAGTGACCGTTATGGTGGCCTTTGAGGGAAGCTTCCTGGTCCGCTTCGTCTCACGCTTTACCCAGGAGATCTTCTCCTTCCTCATCTCtctcatcttcatctgtgaGACCTTCATCAAACTTGGCAAG ATTTTCAGTGAGCACCCGCTGAAACGCTGTTCCCTCAAAAACGGCACGGTGGGAGATGCCTCAactctaaatgtcacacagaATTTCACACAAAATATCCCCCAAAATTTCACACATAGCTTCACACTAAGCAACAGCACCCAGCCTACGAAGGACCAAGGCGAGCCCAATACTGCACTGCTGTCTCTGGTTCTCATGGCTGGAACGTTCTTCATCGCTTTCTACCTGCGCAAGTTCAAGAACAGTGCATTCTTCCCTGGAAGG TTCCGTAGGATTATAGGAGATTTCGGGGTACCTATCGCCATCCTCATCATGGTCCTGGTGGATTACAACATAGACGACACCTACACACAA AAACTGAGCGTTCCCGGAGGTTTAAATGTGACAAGTCCTACAAAACGTGGGTGGATCATCAGTCCTCTGGGTGAGAACGGTGGATTCCCCATCTGGATGATGTTTGGCTGCTGTCTGCCTGCTCTGCTGGttttcatcctcatcttcatgGAGACACAGATCACCTC CCTGATTGTGAGTAAGAAAGAGCGGATGCTGGTGAAGGGTTCTGGTTTCCATCTGGACCTGCTGCTGATTGTTGTGTTGGGCGGCACTTCGGCTCTCTTTGGCCTGCCGTGGATGGCTGCCGCGACCGTTCGCTCAGTCACCCACGTCAACGCCCTCACTGTCATGAGCAAGGCCGTCGCCCCTGGAGACAAGCCTCGAGTCCAGGAGGTTAAAGAACAGAGGGTCACGGGGTTCTTGGTGGCCCTCATGGTTG GCTTATCCATCGTGATAGGTGAGCTGCTGCGTAAGATCCCTCTCGCTGTGCTTTTCGGTATCTTCCTCTACATGGGTGTGATGTCCCTTAACGGTATCCAGCTGACAGAGCGGATGATGCTTCTGCTCATGCCACCAAAGTATCACCCTGACCACAGCTATGTGTGCAAG GTCCGTACGCTGCGCATGCATCTTTTCACCTGCATCCAGCTGGTGTGTTTGGGTGTTCTCTGGGCTGTCATGTCGACACAGGCGTCTCTGGCTTTCCCCTTCGTCCTCATCCTCACTGTTCCAGTCAAGATGTTCCTGCTGCGCCGGATTTTCACCGTCAGAGAGATTGCATGT TTGGATGCAGATGACGCAGAGCCGACATTTGACGAGCGCGAGTGTCATGACGAGTACTCTGAGATGCACATGCCCGTGTAA